ATAAAACGAATATCAGAATCTCATGCAAGCTACCACTCTATAAGGACAAAATCACTACTCAATGTTATTTCAACTTATAGATAGCAAAAGCCTAAAGATGTTAATTACTTCAAAGGCTAATGAGAGTTGTGAAATACATTTTATTTCGATCTCCGTCTCTTCTGTTGGCACCTTCTCTTAAATATTCTTCTTTTTAAGACATTTAAGACATACACCAATATATAGAATATCTTAGCCCATTGCTAAAATGCTTATGGTTCACCGGCATCAAAAGCTATTAAATATAATTTGTATGCTTTTGTTACATTCCTAATTCCTTCAAGCTGAATGATCTGAGGTTTGTTGAATGCAACAACCTCTTCATTGTCTGCAGTATAATCCTTTGTCTGCAATAGAGAGCTATTCGTTGGTAAACTTAATCATAcacaacattttcaatagagccTACAATATGAATCTAAGTAATTGTGAATCTTAAACAACAAATTAATTGACCAGAAATTCAACTGGAAGAAAAAGATAGAAGAATATTAGAGTATACAAAGAAATTCTCTAAATATTCATTCACGTATAGAGAAGGGAAATGCTGAAACAAATATCTATTTTTCTAAGAACCTATGAGACAATTTTGACAAAAATACCTTTCTTGATGAAAGATAGGTATATATCACATGAATTGTTTGAACAATTGCTAAaattctttgcttttcttcttGACCTCATCAATGCAATTTTTCTAGGGAAGTAAGTTGACAGTAGCATATGCTTCTTATAGAACATATGAATTGATAGCCAAAAAAGAACTCAGATTGAAAGAGGAAGAGATTTGCAACAGAACCCAAAAGAAGGAAAATATAAGAATTTCATGTCAAGGCCGGAACACAAAACGTTTATAACCGTAAAGTAATTTAATAACATGAGCAATTATTTGGACAATTAATGAGGAAATTTTTGGAGTCTTTATAATATGACATAAATTAAAGGggaaaaaatgaaagaatgggaGGTATAATTAGGAGGATTTAATTAAAGAACAGATAGAAACGGATACAACTTGAAAGCATAAAAAGAGCATAAAATTAGACAAAAAGGAggggaaaaatcaaaaaaaggaaaaattagaTAAATAGGAAAAACTCCTCTCCTATTTTCCCaactttctatatatatatattataatataatatagataaaaggGATTGAAGCGCAATTGCGTTCAAATATATAGACCTTATAAGGTCCGCCGCTCCAGGGGATTAATAGCAAGCGCCTTTACCTTGTTGCATCCACCGACCCAAATCTTCCTCTTCGCCGGCGGCGAAAAACAGTAGGCCGTTAATTTTCCGATCTGTTAAAGGCAGAGTATAATCTGTTATGTTTCTCTCTAAtctcttctgttttttttttttttttgtcttttatcattttttgtttCTCTGTGGTGCATTTGAATGGGGGGTTGGGAGGATGGGGTTTGGTTTTAGGggaatttagtttttaatttCAATACACATTTCAGATAAAAATCGACATTGATGTATGTTCGTTTTCCGAACTAAATTTCTTAGCAATTATCCAAATTTTGGCTTCTTAGGGAAGAATATGTAGTTAACTTCCTCATCTTTTCAACTATAGAAATTACTGTAGGAGAGGTTTTACAAAATTACGGAATTAAGATGTTCTAAAACTTTGGTATATGATTTCTGTTTTGGTGTGTTTCCGATGAATTTATATATGAGCTTATTTTTTCCCAAGGAGTTAATAAAGTGTATCCCACTGATGAATCATTTAGTAATCCGAAATGTTAACAATTGGTGCTCCCTTTTTGCAAAACGGTTGAGGAACCATAGTCATTTGCTATGTGGATACTAGGCATTCTGAGGGATGCACATTTTTTCATCCAATCTAATGGGAATATAGTTGGTTATTGGTTAATATGGAAGACTAGGGGCAACCAAATATTTTAGATGGCCGTTTTTTGTTGAAATTCTTTCTTCCGGTGCAAAAATGAAATATTGTTACTTTAGTGTCAAACGCTTAAAAATAGATATTATGTTTTAGGAGGGAAACTACGCATCCATTTTCACATATTTAGATTGGGATTCACTTGTTAATTTGAAGAGAAAAAAACTTATTTAcctattttctttatgttttgtagTTTTTGATAAAGTATCTAGATTTTTCTTATAAATTGTATACATTCCCCTTAAAAAGTTCACATCCCATTATTAGTCCCTTCAATTAAGATATTCaattatattcttttttttttctctcctcttctctcttctttttacatcaaaatccctTAATCTACGCCCAGAATCTCCATCTTCTCTTTTCCTATCATTGATGACAGCTCTACATTATTAACAAACCGCCAATTGCATCGTTTTTTGTTGGGAGACTACACAACACTGAACATGAAGAAACTTTCAAATTGTTGCTTGAATTATTCTCAATGTTGTTCCATTAAGAAGCTTTGAATTCGATATTTGGATTTTTAGATTTTgtgatttgtttggattgggtattcTTGCAAACGATTGAAAATATCCTTTGgattttatatctcaattttgagggagaTTAGATAAGTTTAGAGTTGGTTTTAGGTGAAAgttcatattgaaactcgaaaaAGAAAAAGTTGCAGGAATTGTATGATAATTGTATTTGAATTGTATCTGATATATCAATGTCTAAAATATAATTGTATCATACTTGTATCACAATTGTATCTAACTTGTATCTGGGCATTAATGCTCATAATAATACTCGATACAAtactaataaattaatatataattatcatataTTTGTGATACAGATTGCGAAATTGATCTCAAACTCATAAGTACTCGTAATAATATACAATGAATATAAAATTATCATACATTTGTAATACAATTTCTGTAACAATTATGATACaaatacaattataatataaTCGCGATGCATTTCTAAAAAATTATGATACAATTATGATTATCATCTTCTTCTAGTTTAAGTGGCAACTCTAAACTAAAAATCTAATATAACATCGTATTATAATTGTATTAGTATTGTATTAAGTATTGTTTTGGGTATTGGTGTATCATTTACAAGTCACATATAATTTTGATATAGTTGTGATACAATTCTAAAATAAGTCTGTTACAATTATCATATAATTCAAATGTTTTACCTATCAGTAAAGAGAGCAACTGCAAATTGAAGTTCAAACCTATAAGATTTTAGTGAAGAGATAACAATTTTGGAAGATTTCTATTTAAAAAGTCATATAAATCAAGAATGCAGAGAAGGATAGAGTTGAACAAGTTATATAagaaaaaagatcaaaatgaaaGAGAGATTTTGGGTGATTAGTAAGAAAGAGAGAGATTGGATTTGAAATCctttggaaaaggaaaagaatcgGAAATGTAGGAGGGATATCATGGATAGTAACTGATAATGGCTAAATTTAAGAGATCTtcaacttttttcttttttatggtTTTGTACATAAATTGTAATTATAAATATACAATGTAATTAAGAAAGAACCTAAATAAATGTGGTAAATAAGTTTCTATTATAATATAGCTAAGTAAATTTTCCGTGTATTTTCAAATGCTAAAGAGATTATGTGCCACAAAATTGAAACGGGGAGAGGTAATTCGGTATTTAACTCTTCTCATAAATGGCAATTTAGATTTGTTTGGGAATGAGTCCTCATCCCTTTCATTTAGCTTAAATCATATTATcatcattaattaaataaaatataagtgcaagtaaaaaaaagataaatacatATAAATGATAGTAATAGTAGTAGTATGACCTATATAGATTGTTCTCTTCCATTGTGCTCTAATATACATTGATTCCAATATAGTCTTTCGAGATAACTTCCTCCCATGTGATTTTAGGTTTATGGTGTCCCTTCTTAACAACTTCTCCCATCATAATTTCACATCTATGACCGGTGCATTTGTAGGTCGATTCGGGACATAACCAAACCATCTCAAGCGACCTTCTCTTATTTTATCTTCAATGCATGCTACTTGCACCTTCTGACAAATGTggtcatttctaatcttatctaCCAAATTTATTATCATATAACATAGCCGGTCTTATAACTGTCCTATAGAATTTACCTTTCACTTTGGTAGGCATCTTTCTATCATATAATATATTGAGAAATTTTATTCCAGGGCATAGAAAACAGTTTACTATCCCGTCAAATGGAACTTCAAGTACTCCCGCACCCCTGCTTATTGAAGAGAATATTTCATTTTATCATGCATAACAATGATTTGCAAATTAGCTTGCACGTATTTTGACTAGCCAAACAAATACTTGTTATCTTCCATCTGGGCACGCTTAAGATAATTGTGTCTCCCATCTGGGCACGCTTAAGATAATTGTGTCCATAAAGACCTACACGAGTGGAAAAAGAATCACCTAACAACCCACTAAATATTTGTTACCTCTCATCAGCGCGCGTACGCGTAAAATAATTCTTTCTACAAAAACTTTCACAAGTGAGAAAAGAAAATCATCTAATGGTTTTTCGCATTTGCTGAAATTTGAGAAACCTTCTATACGTTTCAAAATCTTTCGGACTATCATTGTGAAGGAGGAGAAAGTTCATGAAACTTATCTCCAGCTCTCAGGTATCCTTTTAAGTTCTTTATTTCCCAtctttttaaaagctaaattaaaTACATATGAATAGACTTGTTTCACAAGAAAAATATGACCAACCATTTGCGTTTGGGTTAAATGGTTGAAAAAGTGTTACAAAGGGTCGAGAGGATTGCAGATCGTCATTGGAATATCAAGCAAACAGCACAAAAGCAACAACTTCATAGTATGTCAGTTTACAAAACAAACCCACCCAACAAATAACCACACATTCAAGATGCTGCACTAATTTGTAGTATCAGATTCCAAACTGCTTCTAATCCTACAGTCTgacatatatttttctttatttacataAAGGGTGAGGGGAAAGATAAACAAATGGCGAATTTGTAACATATCATGCTTCACCATATACTCTTTCTTCCTCATTGGGTCATCAAGTACAAGTAACCAAGCCAAGAATGAATTGCCTGAGCATAGCCATACCACAGTGAAGTCCTCGCATGTCAGTGGGTTTAGGTGTAGCTAAACTTAAAGCACAAACGATGCAAGAAACATAACCATGGCACGAGCAAATGCTGGGCTGACACCTCCATCACTGGAGAGTAGCGTTTTAATTGTTGGGTGCTGCCCCACGAGAAGCCTGGCTGACAAGCAGGCTCCAACTTCCACGGCCGTAATAGCCATTCCTTTGCTCATTTCCAGTGTTCTCGGAAAAATACATAGATGAACCATGGCCATTGCTAGTTGAGAAACTCCGGCTGCGTCCTTTGTGCATGTCTTGAACTGTATATCCTTCCTTTTCCCGTTGATCAGAACTCCCAGAACCTGACGAGTTGCCAGAGTGAGTTGGAATAGTAGCCCCATATTTTTTAGGCTCCTCTGTTGTACAGTCCATGTCATTGAGCTTTTTAGTATTCAGAAAACGGCCTCCAGTTCCCCTTGCCCGTCTCATAGCGTGTTGATGCCGAGATTCATGCAAATATGGCTAACAAGTACAAACAAACCAATGTCAGTTTTATTAACAACCCTCCCAGAAACCAGTGACTACAAAGTATAGGCGCTAAACATCAAAATGCAGCTTGCAGCATATGGAATCATGGATCTAATGTTATTTTCAACATAAATATATAAGAGAAGCGCCTATAAAAGCCACCTTTTTCTAATCATGACAAGGACTTTGACATGTATAAGTCATTTCTGACATGATTAACAGTGTGTTGGTTGGCTAAAGGTTCTTGACAAGCACAGAACCTTAAAAAATTCCCATGCTACATAGCAAAGTTATAGACCAAAATCAGACACGAGCATGATACCGATTAAAAAAAATACTAGAGAAGAGCATATTTGAATTGTTAATATGAAGCATAGCTTAAAGTCACACTATCATGTGGCCATGGAAGGTTAGCTGTATATTGAAAGCTGGTCACAGGTGCCGGGAAGACTATTCTGTTATGTATTTCTgctcttcttttttatttctccACGGTATCTTGCACCAAAAGTCATAAATATATGACCAACATAGTCAAGGCAGCTATTGTTCATAAAACTGATGTCAGAACTCAGTAGCACCTGCTTATTTGACAATGTTCTAATAGACGATTGTTTGCTAGTACAAATAAACATAATTAGTTCCGCAGAAATTCCAGTAATCTCTCTTTTCGTCTCTCTTAGTTCCCTTGTAGAACATCAGTTGAATGAGCTATTGTACAATAAAGCTCCCTCAACCACACAATAAAGCACCAGGAAAACTGCTCTCCAGACCACGAGCAGCAATTACTGCAAATCTCAGACAGTTCTTTTGCATAGCACAGCTTGTTAATCCGATTATAACTTCATATATTTACTAATACCAATAACTTGAAAATTCAAGTGACATGAAGAATATGTCCAAAATAAGTCAATTTAGGGCTGCTCCTGttgagaaaaaaaaacatatcTTGGACAGAAAGTGCTTCCCGATATGATTATACCTTTCTCGCTTTAATAGCTTTCTTTTCCAGCTCTGCTTTAGCTCTTATCTGTCTTCGCCTTAAAATTCCATGGTACTGTTTTGCATTCACATAGACAGGTTCCTCTTCCAtgtcaagaggcaaaggcattcgGGCATGATGAATTTCAAATAAGTGAGGATGTACCTGACAACACGCCAAATTTTTTTGTAACGTTTAGCTTACCTATATTTTGCCTTCAAAGCAAAATATAGCTGCAACTCAAGCATAGAATAATACAGAGCTAAAAGTGCAGAAGCTAAAGCCAAAGGCTAGTACCATGTACAAACGCACACAACTCCAAGGATCAATGAGGGTGAGAACTAAGTGCAGTTTATTACAAATATAGCGTCGGGTTACCAATCAAACAAGTACTTTTGAATAAACATAACCAGTTGACAATAAGAAAACACGATTAGCAACTATAACATGGCACCACTCCATCACTAACATATTACCGTCACAtccagaaaaaagaaagaaagaataaaGCACCAATTTCTACTTGACTGAGACAGTGCTTAAGAAAAGTGCTACCGCTTATCCAGACCGTGAATGCTATGGCAGCCACAGTACTGTTTCTTTTCACTAGTGTAAACAACAAAGTGAGAGAACACAAACATAACACTAGCATTGACTACATAGACAAAGGAGAAAGCATAGAATTCAAAGTTGATAGTATAGTAACTATTAGTATCTGCAAAAGAGTTTTAGAGTGATTTGTTCTTACAGGCGCTCCATAAGTCATCATTCCTCCATACTGCAGATCTGGATATGGATATGATGTCAACATCTGCAAAAACAGGTAACTGAATAAATCTTTCAGAATGTAGTGGGCTACCAAATATGGAAAGAATGGAACCGGCAATTTAACTTCAACTGATGACAACCATCTACACAACCATCTGCACAACCAGCTAGATGTAACTGTACACATTAAGCTGTGGACAAACAGAGAGGGAAGAGGGAGGAAAACTTACAGCTGAATGACCTGTGAGTTCCTTCTGATGCTCACCCATGATGGCAGCAGTTGTGGATGTAATATGCTTGAGGTGCTGCTTGTATTGCATGTTATTTCCTTTTGATCCTGAAAATGTAAATTACATCACTGATAAAAAGCCACATGCGAATCATGGTTTGGAAAAGGTAAAAGCAAGATGAACATTGTTAGCTATGTTGCGCAGACTCTCCAAAATActgccgcacccgtgtcggattCTCCAAAAATACACTGCTTTTGGAGAATCCGACACGCACCCGGCGACATcttcggagagtccgagcaacataaaTTATTAGTACGCGGATTCATAAGAAACAAATAAATAGgcaaataaaggcaaagaaagAGACACTTTGTGTGTGAGAGAAAGATAGAATGGTTAATAAATAAAGCTTCAGGCTGAATAGAGTCGAAGGAATTCATAGAAGACAAGCAAGTCCCAACACCAAATTTGGCATGCAGAAGATATTCCGTAACATTTTAGGCAATTAATCACCTAAACCTCAATCTCAAACTAGTCTGAGGTTGACTGACTAAATGAATCTTCTGTATCCATTCTGCTATATTCAGACCTATTTGATTCCATTACTAAATACTTTGTCTTTGGGAATTCTCTAAATCTAACACATACTCCTATATGGAC
This genomic stretch from Nicotiana sylvestris chromosome 9, ASM39365v2, whole genome shotgun sequence harbors:
- the LOC104227490 gene encoding nuclear transcription factor Y subunit A-1-like isoform X1; translation: MPTIAKHDGRQLQTALRTTSQPAIQMQSWWQGYGDNTMPLASENTIAQGNAEGGNEEKETNAQATESGSKGNNMQYKQHLKHITSTTAAIMGEHQKELTGHSAMLTSYPYPDLQYGGMMTYGAPVHPHLFEIHHARMPLPLDMEEEPVYVNAKQYHGILRRRQIRAKAELEKKAIKARKPYLHESRHQHAMRRARGTGGRFLNTKKLNDMDCTTEEPKKYGATIPTHSGNSSGSGSSDQREKEGYTVQDMHKGRSRSFSTSNGHGSSMYFSENTGNEQRNGYYGRGSWSLLVSQASRGAAPNN
- the LOC104227490 gene encoding nuclear transcription factor Y subunit A-9-like isoform X2, encoding MQSWWQGYGDNTMPLASENTIAQGNAEGGNEEKETNAQATESGSKGNNMQYKQHLKHITSTTAAIMGEHQKELTGHSAMLTSYPYPDLQYGGMMTYGAPVHPHLFEIHHARMPLPLDMEEEPVYVNAKQYHGILRRRQIRAKAELEKKAIKARKPYLHESRHQHAMRRARGTGGRFLNTKKLNDMDCTTEEPKKYGATIPTHSGNSSGSGSSDQREKEGYTVQDMHKGRSRSFSTSNGHGSSMYFSENTGNEQRNGYYGRGSWSLLVSQASRGAAPNN